Proteins from a single region of Ogataea parapolymorpha DL-1 chromosome IV, whole genome shotgun sequence:
- a CDS encoding Calcineurin subunit B, with the protein MGNIPSSLLDDLSEGTNFGSDEIDRLAKRFMKLDTDNSGAIDKDEFLSIPGIGQNPLARRVIDIFDTNRGGDIDFKEFVAGLSIFSSGSVDDKLRFLFRVYDIDNDGYISNGELFLVLRMMVANSLTDVQLQQLVDRTILENDEDGDNRLDFEEFKRTIAHTDVASKLSLEDKI; encoded by the exons ATGGGCAACATTCCGTCGAGTCTCCTGGATGACCTGTCCGAGGGAACAAACT TCGGATCGGACGAAATTGACCGTCTCGCGAAGCGGTTCATGAAGCTGGACACAGACAACTCCGGGGCcatcgacaaggacgagttTCTGTCGATTCCCGGAATCGGCCAAAATCCGCTCGCCAGGCGCGTGATAGACATCTTTGACACCAATAGGGGCGGCGACATTGACttcaaggagtttgtgGCCGGGCtgtcgattttctcgagcGGCTCGGTCGACGACAAGCTTAGGTTCCTGTTTAGGGTCTACgacatcgacaacgacggCTACATTTCGAACGGCGAGTTATTCTTGGTGCTACGgatgatggtggccaaTTCGCTCACGGACGTGCAGTTGCAGCAACTCGTAGACCGCACGATCCTTGAAAATGACGAGGATGGAGACAACAGGCTGGATttcgaggagttcaagaGAACCATCGCCCACACCGACGTGGCCAGCAAGCTGTCGCTGGAGGACAAAATCTGA